From a single Stigmatopora argus isolate UIUO_Sarg chromosome 4, RoL_Sarg_1.0, whole genome shotgun sequence genomic region:
- the frrs1l gene encoding DOMON domain-containing protein FRRS1L, whose translation MIFVLWPLLIQASEWRGVAPSPTDEGALRSGHGDHGNPGHQEHHKDSYNTFASEFLESKYLSDDGYPFPTAPPVDPFARIKVIDCGVTKGCIRYGKPGCDAETCDYFLSYRRIGTDVEYEMSADTDGWVAVGFSSDKKMGGDDVMGCVHDDNGRVRIHHFYNVGQWAKEIKRNPARDEEGIFENNRVTCRFKRPLYVPREETLVDLHLSWYYLFAWGPAIQGSITRHDIDSPPVSDRMVSIYKYEDIFMPSTAYQTFNSPLCLLLIVALTFYLLMGTP comes from the exons ATGATTTTTGTGCTGTGGCCGCTGCTGATTCAAGCCAGCGAATGGCGGGGGGTCGCGCCGAGCCCGACCGACGAGGGAGCACTGCGGTCCGGTCACGGGGACCACGGAAACCCGGGCCACCAAGAGCACCACAAGGATTCCTACAACACTTTCGCTTCAGAGTTCTTAGAGTCGAAATATTTATCTGATGACG GTTATCCTTTTCCAACTGCCCCACCAGTGGATCCCTTTGCCAGAATTAAAGTCATTGACTGTGGTGTAACCAAAGGATGCATCAG GTATGGAAAGCCCGGGTGTGATGCTGAGACATGTGACTACTTCCTGAGTTACCGGCGTATTGGGACAGATGTGGAGTATGAGATGAGTGCGGACACTGACGGATGGGTGGCTGTTGGTTTCTCCTCCGACAAGAAAATG GGAGGCGACGATGTGATGGGCTGCGTCCACGACGACAACGGTCGGGTGCGAATCCATCATTTCTACAACGTGGGCCAGTGGGCTAAGGAGATCAAGAGGAACCCCGCGAGAGACGAAGAGGGCATATTTGAGAATAACCGTGTGACCTGTCGTTTTAAGCGTCCGCTTTATGTGCCACGAGAAGAGACTCTTGTGGACCTCCATCTCTCATGGTACTACCTATTTGCCTGGGGCCCGGCTATACAAG GCTCCATCACAAGACACGACATCGACAGTCCTCCAGTGAGCGACCGCATGGTCAGTATTTACAAATATGAGGACATCTTCATGCCTTCCACTGCCTACCAGACCTTCAACTCACCCCTTTGCCTACTGCTCATAGTAGCCCTCACCTTCTACTTGTTAATGGGAACACCTTGA